One window of Ailuropoda melanoleuca isolate Jingjing chromosome 3, ASM200744v2, whole genome shotgun sequence genomic DNA carries:
- the FGF1 gene encoding fibroblast growth factor 1 isoform X2, whose protein sequence is MAEGEITTFTALTEKFNLPAGNYKKPKLLYCSNGGHFLRILPDGTVDGTRDRSDQHIQLQLSAESVGEVYIKSTETGQYLAMDTDGLLYGSTPNEECLFLERLEENHYNTYTSKKHAEKNWFVGLKKNGSCKRGPRTHYGQKAILFLPLPVSSD, encoded by the exons ATGGCTGAAGGGGAGATCACAACCTTCACCGCCCTGACGGAGAAGTTTAATCTGCCTGCGGGGAATTACAAGAAGCCCAAACTCCTCTACTGTAGCAACGGGGGCCACTTCCTGAGGATCCTTCCAGATGGCACAGTGGACGGGACGAGGGACAGGAGCGACCAGCACA TTCAACTGCAGCTCAGCGCGGAAAGCGTAGGGGAGGTGTACATAAAGAGCACCGAGACCGGCCAGTACTTGGCCATGGACACCGATGGGCTTCTGTACGGCTCA ACACCAAATGAGGAATGTTTGTTCCTGGAAAGGCTGGAGGAAAACCATTACAACACCTACACATCCAAGAAGCACGCGGAGAAGAATTGGTTTGTTGGTCTCAAGAAGAATGGAAGCTGCAAACGTGGTCCTCGGACTCACTATGGCCAGAAAGCaattctgtttctccccctgccagTCTCCTCTGATTAA
- the FGF1 gene encoding fibroblast growth factor 1 isoform X1 has translation MAEGEITTFTALTEKFNLPAGNYKKPKLLYCSNGGHFLRILPDGTVDGTRDRSDQHIQLQLSAESVGEVYIKSTETGQYLAMDTDGLLYGSQTPNEECLFLERLEENHYNTYTSKKHAEKNWFVGLKKNGSCKRGPRTHYGQKAILFLPLPVSSD, from the exons ATGGCTGAAGGGGAGATCACAACCTTCACCGCCCTGACGGAGAAGTTTAATCTGCCTGCGGGGAATTACAAGAAGCCCAAACTCCTCTACTGTAGCAACGGGGGCCACTTCCTGAGGATCCTTCCAGATGGCACAGTGGACGGGACGAGGGACAGGAGCGACCAGCACA TTCAACTGCAGCTCAGCGCGGAAAGCGTAGGGGAGGTGTACATAAAGAGCACCGAGACCGGCCAGTACTTGGCCATGGACACCGATGGGCTTCTGTACGGCTCA CAGACACCAAATGAGGAATGTTTGTTCCTGGAAAGGCTGGAGGAAAACCATTACAACACCTACACATCCAAGAAGCACGCGGAGAAGAATTGGTTTGTTGGTCTCAAGAAGAATGGAAGCTGCAAACGTGGTCCTCGGACTCACTATGGCCAGAAAGCaattctgtttctccccctgccagTCTCCTCTGATTAA